The following proteins are co-located in the Canis lupus dingo isolate Sandy chromosome 31, ASM325472v2, whole genome shotgun sequence genome:
- the U2AF1 gene encoding splicing factor U2AF 35 kDa subunit isoform X1 produces the protein MAEYLASIFGTEKDKVNCSFYFKIGACRHGDRCSRLHNKPTFSQTIALLNIYRNPQNSSQSADGLRCAVSDVEMQEHYDEFFEEVFTEMEEKYGEVEEMNVCDNLGDHLVGNVYVKFRREEDAEKAVIDLNNRWFNGQPIHAELSPVTDFREACCRQYEMGECTRGGFCNFMHLKPISRELRRELYGRRRKKHRSRSRSRERRSRSRDRGRGGGGGGGGGGGGRERDRRRSRDRERSGRF, from the exons ATGGCGGAGTACTTGGCCTCCATTTTTGGCACCGAGAAAGACAA AGTCaactgttcattttatttcaaaattggaGCATGTCGTCATGGAGACAGATGCTCTCGGTTGCACAATAAACCGACCTTTAgccag ACCATTGCCCTCTTGAACATTTACCGTAACCCTCAAAACTCTTCCCAGTCTGCTGACGGTTTGCGCT GTGCCGTGAGTGACGTCGAGATGCAGGAGCACTATGATGAGTTCTTTGAG gagGTTTTTACAGAAATGGAGGAGAAGTATGGGGAAGTCGAGGAGATGAATGTCTGTGATAACCTCGGAGACCACCTAGTTGGGAACGTGTACGTCAAG TTTCGCCGAGAGGAAGACGCGGAAAAGGCCGTGATTGACTTGAACAACCGCTGGTTTAATGGGCAGCCAATCCACGCTGAGCTCTCCCCGGTGACTGACTTCCGAGAGGCGTGCTGCCGCCAGTACGAGATGGG GGAGTGCACGCGGGGCGGTTTCTGCAACTTCATGCACCTGAAGCCCATTTCCAGGGAGCTGCGGCGGGAGCTGTACGGGCGCCGGCGCAAGAA GCATAGATCGAGGTCCCGGTCTCGGGAGCGTCGCTCTCGGTCTAGAGACCGTGGTCGTGGCGGCggcggtggtggcggcggcggcggtgggggACGGGAGCGTGACAGGAGGCGGTCGAGAGACCGTGAAAGATCTGGGCGATTCTGA
- the U2AF1 gene encoding splicing factor U2AF 35 kDa subunit isoform X2 encodes MAEYLASIFGTEKDKVNCSFYFKIGACRHGDRCSRLHNKPTFSQTILIQNIYRNPQNSAQTADGSHCAVSDVEMQEHYDEFFEEVFTEMEEKYGEVEEMNVCDNLGDHLVGNVYVKFRREEDAEKAVIDLNNRWFNGQPIHAELSPVTDFREACCRQYEMGECTRGGFCNFMHLKPISRELRRELYGRRRKKHRSRSRSRERRSRSRDRGRGGGGGGGGGGGGRERDRRRSRDRERSGRF; translated from the exons ATGGCGGAGTACTTGGCCTCCATTTTTGGCACCGAGAAAGACAA AGTCaactgttcattttatttcaaaattggaGCATGTCGTCATGGAGACAGATGCTCTCGGTTGCACAATAAACCGACCTTTAgccag ACCATCTTGATTCAAAACATCTATCGTAATCCCCAAAACAGTGCACAGACGGCTGACGGCTCACACT GTGCCGTGAGTGACGTCGAGATGCAGGAGCACTATGATGAGTTCTTTGAG gagGTTTTTACAGAAATGGAGGAGAAGTATGGGGAAGTCGAGGAGATGAATGTCTGTGATAACCTCGGAGACCACCTAGTTGGGAACGTGTACGTCAAG TTTCGCCGAGAGGAAGACGCGGAAAAGGCCGTGATTGACTTGAACAACCGCTGGTTTAATGGGCAGCCAATCCACGCTGAGCTCTCCCCGGTGACTGACTTCCGAGAGGCGTGCTGCCGCCAGTACGAGATGGG GGAGTGCACGCGGGGCGGTTTCTGCAACTTCATGCACCTGAAGCCCATTTCCAGGGAGCTGCGGCGGGAGCTGTACGGGCGCCGGCGCAAGAA GCATAGATCGAGGTCCCGGTCTCGGGAGCGTCGCTCTCGGTCTAGAGACCGTGGTCGTGGCGGCggcggtggtggcggcggcggcggtgggggACGGGAGCGTGACAGGAGGCGGTCGAGAGACCGTGAAAGATCTGGGCGATTCTGA
- the U2AF1 gene encoding splicing factor U2AF 35 kDa subunit isoform X3 codes for MQEHYDEFFEEVFTEMEEKYGEVEEMNVCDNLGDHLVGNVYVKFRREEDAEKAVIDLNNRWFNGQPIHAELSPVTDFREACCRQYEMGECTRGGFCNFMHLKPISRELRRELYGRRRKKHRSRSRSRERRSRSRDRGRGGGGGGGGGGGGRERDRRRSRDRERSGRF; via the exons ATGCAGGAGCACTATGATGAGTTCTTTGAG gagGTTTTTACAGAAATGGAGGAGAAGTATGGGGAAGTCGAGGAGATGAATGTCTGTGATAACCTCGGAGACCACCTAGTTGGGAACGTGTACGTCAAG TTTCGCCGAGAGGAAGACGCGGAAAAGGCCGTGATTGACTTGAACAACCGCTGGTTTAATGGGCAGCCAATCCACGCTGAGCTCTCCCCGGTGACTGACTTCCGAGAGGCGTGCTGCCGCCAGTACGAGATGGG GGAGTGCACGCGGGGCGGTTTCTGCAACTTCATGCACCTGAAGCCCATTTCCAGGGAGCTGCGGCGGGAGCTGTACGGGCGCCGGCGCAAGAA GCATAGATCGAGGTCCCGGTCTCGGGAGCGTCGCTCTCGGTCTAGAGACCGTGGTCGTGGCGGCggcggtggtggcggcggcggcggtgggggACGGGAGCGTGACAGGAGGCGGTCGAGAGACCGTGAAAGATCTGGGCGATTCTGA